The following are from one region of the Pseudodesulfovibrio piezophilus C1TLV30 genome:
- a CDS encoding DUF3088 domain-containing protein has protein sequence MKDILFLLRGDFTKDTIGPFYCPDCIALEGILSYFPELREKINVVYVDYDQPRKALVDVLGEENQSCPALVLANPAQAGGLGITVKKSQFRSFLDDQKDILHYLHQIHGTSRAAS, from the coding sequence ATGAAAGATATCCTGTTTCTTTTGCGAGGTGATTTCACCAAAGATACCATTGGTCCATTCTACTGCCCGGATTGTATCGCTCTGGAAGGCATTTTGAGTTATTTCCCGGAGCTGCGCGAAAAGATCAATGTTGTTTATGTCGATTACGATCAGCCAAGAAAGGCCCTTGTAGATGTGCTTGGTGAGGAAAATCAGTCCTGTCCTGCCCTGGTTCTTGCTAATCCTGCTCAAGCCGGGGGACTGGGGATAACTGTCAAAAAAAGTCAGTTCAGGAGTTTTCTGGACGATCAAAAGGATATTTTGCACTACCTGCATCAAATTCACGGAACGAGTCGGGCAGCAAGCTAA
- a CDS encoding YceI family protein has translation METQFVERLTAREIQELMVGKECVLVDTLPPEHFESRHIPGAVNACVYEVAFLSLMEALVPDKETSLVLYGAGEKSQDCVVAADKLGRAGYHCVSIFPGGLGEWREENRPLAGSAPDTVEAAHPPLLLASRLYSLIPEESEIQWTGRNANSSHTGSLALSRGTLDARGELAGKFVIDMNSLRNFDLQGDALHSVLEGHLHSDDFFFTTLFPEARFETSLIRIVEKGEVSRPNAMMQGALSLRGISNEIAFPVHIRNLDEKRIVIVGNLDFDRTQWGIIYGASRFFQYLGYHTVFDFISVDFRLVLAEVFSS, from the coding sequence ATGGAAACACAGTTTGTCGAACGACTGACTGCACGAGAAATTCAGGAGTTGATGGTGGGGAAAGAGTGTGTCCTTGTGGATACATTGCCGCCAGAACATTTTGAGAGTCGACATATTCCCGGAGCAGTCAATGCTTGCGTGTATGAAGTCGCATTTCTCTCTTTGATGGAAGCTCTGGTGCCGGATAAGGAGACGTCCTTGGTCCTCTATGGGGCTGGTGAAAAGTCGCAGGACTGTGTCGTGGCGGCTGATAAATTGGGCCGCGCCGGATATCACTGTGTTTCAATTTTTCCGGGTGGGTTAGGAGAATGGCGTGAGGAAAATCGTCCTTTGGCAGGGAGTGCTCCTGATACGGTCGAGGCTGCTCATCCTCCTCTTCTGCTGGCTTCACGGCTGTATTCACTTATTCCAGAAGAATCGGAAATTCAATGGACTGGGCGTAATGCCAACAGCTCTCATACAGGGAGTCTCGCGTTGTCTCGGGGAACTCTTGATGCCAGGGGGGAACTGGCCGGGAAATTTGTCATTGATATGAACAGCCTCAGGAATTTCGATCTTCAGGGAGATGCTTTGCATTCGGTTCTTGAGGGGCATCTTCATTCTGATGATTTCTTTTTTACGACGTTGTTTCCCGAGGCACGTTTTGAGACTTCTCTGATTCGAATCGTCGAAAAAGGGGAAGTGTCGCGGCCGAATGCAATGATGCAAGGGGCGCTCTCCTTGCGCGGCATCAGCAATGAGATAGCTTTTCCCGTTCATATCAGAAACCTTGATGAAAAGAGAATTGTTATTGTTGGCAATCTGGACTTTGATCGAACCCAATGGGGAATTATTTACGGGGCTTCCCGATTTTTCCAATATCTTGGGTATCATACCGTCTTTGATTTCATTTCAGTTGATTTCAGGCTGGTCCTTGCGGAGGTGTTTTCTTCGTAA
- a CDS encoding response regulator — translation MLFKLIHGSLRKKIIYIVVWATFPVFLVLLLLEFNHRDEAVRIAERDTTLFLHGFSEVQRRITNSTRTLLRTVSELPAIKQRDIPGSTRILETLLKANPIYTNAILLDEHGDVLAIGKGENQGFNFADRKQFRDAVEQKEFSFGEYVIGKTSKKSIFPFGMPVLDESGRSLGALIIGVDLNHYTELFDNSAFPKGAFFGLCDRNGLRLFRRPAPDGAKAGGRIKKEVFDIVRNATKPGIIHTQGSDQLQRIMAYEPLRLAPHAPPYMYMFMGLDRGRVLETTNMAMVQGILASFFSLCVAVLLAWLLAWKSIGIRMNKLIWATRRLGQDGDFQGSGVPYTDGEIGELAEAFDTMSATLKRREEDLLAARISAEAANRAKDEFLANISHEVRTPLNGVMGMLQLLNDTQLDKEQLSFLSTALQSSKNLMRVLNDLLDFIKIGAGKLELLEEVFDLEDLITQSINLFQLQAKEKGLSMTYHIDTNVLGTYTGDVGRLRQVIFNLLGNAIKFTPSGSIKIEVYGLQSKEEEKARLFFAIEDTGVGIPDDKIEYIFDAFTQVDGSLSREYQGTGLGLPIVQKLVNLMEGTCVLESEVGVGTTLLFCVQLKRGGTLLPLYTVKKHQSVSASLRILLVEDEKVNRLMAHRILEKMGHSVECAENGFQCLEKLSESAFDVVLMDIQMPGLDGLGATRAIRTDPNYAHCNTIPIIALSAHAAENDRQTALRAGVDVYLVKPFDKDELEEVLAGFAN, via the coding sequence ATGCTTTTCAAACTGATCCATGGTTCTCTCCGGAAGAAAATTATATATATCGTTGTTTGGGCCACTTTTCCGGTCTTCTTGGTTCTCCTTTTACTTGAGTTCAATCATCGTGATGAAGCGGTCCGGATTGCGGAGCGGGATACCACGCTCTTTCTCCATGGCTTCAGTGAAGTGCAGCGTCGAATCACGAATTCAACGAGAACATTACTTCGAACTGTCTCGGAATTACCCGCCATCAAGCAGAGGGATATACCTGGGAGTACTCGGATTCTTGAGACATTGCTCAAGGCCAATCCTATTTATACGAATGCTATTTTGCTTGATGAGCACGGTGATGTCTTGGCTATCGGTAAAGGGGAGAATCAGGGATTCAATTTTGCCGATCGCAAACAGTTTAGGGATGCGGTGGAACAAAAGGAGTTTTCTTTTGGCGAATATGTGATTGGAAAGACGAGTAAAAAGTCCATTTTCCCATTTGGAATGCCGGTTCTTGATGAATCCGGTCGTTCTCTCGGTGCTCTTATTATCGGTGTTGATTTGAATCATTATACAGAGTTGTTTGATAATTCAGCTTTTCCAAAGGGAGCCTTTTTCGGATTGTGTGACAGGAATGGACTTCGGCTATTCCGTCGTCCTGCCCCTGACGGAGCAAAGGCGGGCGGTCGGATCAAGAAGGAAGTTTTTGATATCGTACGGAATGCAACCAAGCCTGGGATCATTCATACACAAGGGTCAGATCAGTTGCAGCGAATAATGGCCTATGAGCCCCTTCGTCTTGCACCGCATGCCCCTCCCTATATGTACATGTTCATGGGCCTTGATCGAGGCAGGGTTCTGGAAACAACCAATATGGCGATGGTGCAGGGCATATTGGCCAGTTTCTTTTCTCTATGCGTTGCTGTGCTGCTGGCGTGGCTACTCGCCTGGAAAAGCATCGGAATAAGAATGAACAAGCTTATCTGGGCGACGCGGCGCTTGGGGCAGGATGGAGATTTTCAGGGAAGCGGGGTCCCTTATACTGATGGTGAGATCGGTGAATTGGCGGAAGCCTTTGATACCATGTCAGCAACGTTGAAGAGGCGTGAGGAGGATCTTTTGGCGGCACGGATCAGTGCCGAGGCTGCCAACCGGGCCAAAGATGAATTTTTGGCCAATATCAGTCACGAGGTCAGAACACCGCTCAATGGTGTCATGGGGATGCTCCAACTTCTCAATGATACACAACTTGACAAGGAGCAGCTTTCTTTTTTGTCTACCGCACTTCAGTCGTCAAAAAATTTGATGCGAGTCCTCAATGATCTCCTTGATTTCATCAAGATAGGCGCAGGGAAGCTGGAGTTGCTGGAAGAGGTTTTTGACCTGGAGGATTTGATCACGCAAAGCATCAATCTCTTTCAGCTCCAGGCCAAGGAAAAAGGGCTTTCCATGACTTATCACATCGATACAAATGTCTTGGGAACCTATACCGGCGATGTGGGGCGTCTGCGACAGGTCATATTCAACCTGCTTGGTAATGCGATCAAATTTACACCATCAGGGAGCATCAAAATAGAGGTGTATGGTCTGCAATCGAAAGAGGAAGAGAAGGCCCGGTTGTTTTTTGCCATAGAAGATACCGGAGTCGGAATTCCTGATGATAAAATCGAGTATATTTTTGATGCCTTCACTCAGGTGGATGGCTCTCTTTCCCGAGAATATCAGGGGACTGGTCTCGGATTGCCAATTGTCCAGAAACTCGTCAACTTGATGGAGGGGACGTGCGTTCTTGAAAGTGAAGTCGGTGTTGGCACCACGCTTCTTTTCTGTGTACAGCTTAAAAGAGGAGGGACACTTCTCCCTCTCTATACTGTGAAAAAACACCAGTCCGTCTCAGCTTCTTTGCGTATTCTTCTTGTGGAAGATGAGAAGGTGAATAGGCTCATGGCGCACCGTATTCTCGAGAAAATGGGACATTCGGTTGAGTGTGCCGAGAATGGATTTCAATGCCTGGAGAAGCTTTCCGAGAGTGCTTTCGATGTCGTCCTGATGGATATCCAAATGCCTGGGCTTGATGGGCTTGGTGCCACTCGAGCGATCCGTACCGATCCGAATTACGCGCATTGCAATACAATTCCGATTATCGCTCTTTCCGCCCATGCGGCAGAGAACGACCGTCAGACTGCTCTTCGCGCCGGAGTGGATGTTTATCTTGTCAAACCCTTTGACAAGGATGAATTGGAAGAAGTGCTTGCGGGGTTCGCGAATTAA
- a CDS encoding PAS domain S-box protein has translation MSDHDRSKEELAIELASLRACLELPQSMPAQLHPSDETYKQVLDALPQMVYEMDENGQFIYANTEALRSFNYSHKDFLNGVNLAQIVDPKDLERAKDNMEKALSGNGYQGEEYTGIRKDGSRFPLKVYSQTVYNKAGAPVGIRGTVLDLSEVRQAEKALKKSETYYRTLFENTGTAMAIFGEDSVILSCNSQFARLSGFAVADVEKKMMWTQFVRADEIDHVHRKHESTRGQISEKPHTYRCTFIPRTGEEKLIQVFMQLIPETRNRVCSLIDVTEVVRAEEALKKSEAYYRTLFGNTGTAMIIFGENGIIQSCNAHFEKLAGCPSTEIIGKMLLWDFVSPEDLDRMMMYHERRPSENRYTPQDYEFNFLTPDNKEKIVHVFIQYIPESSDRACSLIDITDRKQIEQALRKSEERYQLVVQGANDGIWDWNLESNYVYYSPRYKAILGYEDHEFSNTAESWTDHVHPDDLAHTIAANKECIEGKKDKFEVEYRMRHKDGTYRWIHGRGTSTRNEQGDIYRLAGTHTDITARKLQERTTNARYAIAKAIETSEAMHHLYAEIHGVLDRLIHAGNFFIALLDEKNDRITFPYFKDEKDEYRDIENVSNPKTKSLIGHVLRSGEPIFFSNASPETARPELQADTIGTPAAVWLGVPLRLKDKVVGAMAVQHYSDPYHYSDADVSLMKAAAEQVAIVIERKANEEALTRLNEELESKVEMRTAELLENTAQLEAANRRLTELDEIKSALVSSVSHELRTPLTSIRGFAKLTGKDFVKFFTPLSHSQLLKEKGERIVKNLEIIESEGVRLTRLINDFLDINRIESGKVIWNDTLLNPCEVIRNASSALVGAFAAKPEVALFTNMPTKVSPINADPDKIQQVIINLLNNACKFTLEGTVTVSLLEKTDHLLISVSDTGIGIPEDEQKHIFEKFHKSRAGDTISIKDKGTGLGLAICREIVTHYKGKIWVESIPGKGSHFHFTIPTISGTETSCL, from the coding sequence ATGAGTGACCACGATAGAAGCAAAGAAGAACTCGCCATAGAGCTTGCCTCATTACGCGCCTGCCTGGAGCTTCCCCAGAGCATGCCTGCACAACTTCATCCCTCCGATGAAACATATAAACAAGTTCTCGATGCACTGCCACAAATGGTCTATGAAATGGATGAAAACGGTCAGTTCATCTATGCCAACACAGAAGCCCTCCGCTCTTTCAACTATTCTCACAAAGATTTCCTCAATGGCGTCAATCTGGCCCAGATAGTTGATCCAAAGGACCTTGAACGAGCAAAAGACAACATGGAAAAGGCCCTAAGCGGCAATGGCTATCAGGGCGAAGAGTATACGGGCATCCGAAAGGATGGCTCGCGCTTTCCACTCAAGGTTTACTCACAAACCGTTTACAATAAAGCAGGTGCTCCTGTTGGCATCCGAGGGACAGTTCTCGACCTTTCAGAGGTGAGACAGGCGGAAAAAGCCCTCAAAAAAAGTGAGACATACTACCGGACCCTTTTTGAAAACACCGGTACGGCCATGGCCATATTCGGTGAAGATTCCGTCATCTTGAGCTGCAATTCTCAATTCGCCCGCCTCTCCGGCTTTGCCGTGGCGGATGTAGAAAAGAAAATGATGTGGACACAATTTGTCCGCGCCGATGAAATCGACCATGTTCACAGGAAACACGAATCCACACGAGGGCAGATTTCCGAAAAACCGCACACCTACAGATGCACCTTCATACCCCGAACAGGGGAAGAAAAACTGATCCAGGTTTTCATGCAGCTTATCCCGGAAACCCGTAACAGGGTATGCTCTCTCATTGATGTCACCGAAGTGGTTCGGGCGGAAGAAGCCCTGAAAAAAAGTGAAGCATACTACCGGACCCTCTTCGGCAACACGGGAACGGCCATGATCATATTTGGCGAGAATGGCATTATTCAAAGCTGCAACGCCCACTTTGAAAAGCTGGCAGGATGTCCCTCAACTGAAATCATCGGGAAAATGCTGCTCTGGGATTTTGTTTCACCCGAAGACCTTGACCGGATGATGATGTATCATGAGAGAAGGCCGTCTGAAAATCGATACACCCCTCAAGATTACGAATTCAATTTTCTCACTCCGGACAATAAGGAAAAAATCGTCCATGTCTTCATCCAATACATCCCCGAGAGCAGTGATCGTGCCTGTTCTCTCATCGATATCACTGACAGAAAACAGATAGAGCAGGCACTCCGTAAAAGTGAAGAGCGTTACCAGCTTGTTGTCCAAGGTGCCAACGACGGCATATGGGACTGGAATCTCGAAAGCAACTACGTGTATTACTCACCCCGCTATAAAGCGATTCTCGGTTATGAGGATCACGAATTTTCCAATACAGCCGAATCCTGGACCGACCATGTCCACCCGGATGACCTTGCGCATACCATCGCCGCCAATAAAGAATGCATTGAAGGGAAAAAAGACAAATTCGAAGTGGAATACAGGATGCGTCACAAGGATGGAACCTACCGATGGATTCACGGTCGGGGTACAAGCACACGCAATGAACAAGGCGATATATACCGTTTGGCAGGCACACATACCGATATCACCGCACGCAAACTCCAGGAAAGGACTACTAATGCAAGATACGCCATTGCCAAGGCCATTGAGACATCCGAAGCCATGCATCACCTCTATGCTGAAATTCACGGAGTGCTTGATCGACTCATTCACGCCGGTAATTTCTTCATAGCGCTTCTCGATGAAAAGAACGACCGGATCACTTTTCCCTACTTCAAAGACGAAAAAGACGAATACAGAGATATAGAGAATGTCAGCAATCCCAAAACAAAAAGTCTCATAGGCCATGTCCTTCGATCCGGCGAACCCATATTCTTCTCAAATGCCAGCCCTGAAACGGCCCGTCCGGAGTTGCAGGCAGACACGATAGGCACACCGGCAGCGGTCTGGCTTGGCGTCCCGCTTCGACTCAAAGATAAAGTTGTCGGAGCCATGGCAGTACAACACTACAGCGACCCATATCACTACTCCGATGCCGATGTTTCCCTCATGAAAGCTGCCGCCGAACAGGTCGCCATCGTTATTGAACGGAAAGCCAACGAAGAGGCTTTAACCCGACTGAACGAAGAGCTGGAAAGCAAAGTTGAAATGCGCACTGCGGAACTTCTGGAAAACACGGCACAGCTTGAAGCAGCCAACCGTCGATTGACCGAGCTTGATGAGATCAAGTCCGCGCTGGTTTCATCTGTTTCCCACGAACTGCGAACTCCACTGACATCCATTCGAGGTTTTGCCAAACTGACCGGAAAGGATTTCGTCAAGTTCTTCACGCCACTCTCTCATTCTCAACTTCTCAAGGAAAAAGGGGAAAGGATAGTCAAGAATCTCGAAATCATTGAAAGTGAAGGCGTTCGACTCACACGCCTCATCAATGATTTCCTGGACATTAATCGTATCGAATCCGGTAAGGTTATCTGGAATGATACACTCCTCAATCCGTGTGAAGTCATACGCAATGCATCCAGCGCCCTGGTCGGAGCTTTTGCCGCCAAGCCGGAAGTCGCCCTCTTCACCAACATGCCCACCAAGGTTTCTCCAATCAATGCAGACCCCGATAAAATCCAGCAGGTTATCATAAACCTTCTCAACAATGCCTGCAAATTCACACTCGAAGGAACTGTGACTGTTTCGCTCTTGGAAAAAACGGATCACCTGCTTATCTCTGTAAGTGATACCGGAATAGGTATCCCGGAAGATGAACAAAAGCACATCTTTGAAAAGTTCCATAAATCCCGGGCCGGTGACACCATCAGCATCAAGGATAAGGGCACTGGATTGGGATTGGCCATCTGCCGAGAAATCGTGACCCATTACAAGGGGAAGATTTGGGTAGAATCAATTCCAGGTAAAGGAAGCCATTTCCATTTTACCATACCGACAATTTCCGGCACTGAAACATCCTGCCTATGA
- a CDS encoding DEAD/DEAH box helicase: MTTFQELGLSAGTLEALESKGFESPTPIQERTIPLLLQGNIDIVGQAQTGTGKTAAFGLPIIETVQEKGGRVQALILTPTRELAIQVADEINSLKGNKRIRIIPVYGGQAIHMQFKALKRGVDVIVGTPGRIMDHMKRGTLKLDQLDFFVLDEADEMCNMGFVDDVREILASANTDRRTLLFSATMPREVMRIATEFMRDYETVTVKTTKNDSPLIRHIFHEMADSDRFEALCRVIDAQPEFYGLVFTRTRADADTVAERLNERGYPAEPIHGEISQNRREDILNRFRRRRATILVATDVAARGIDVPDLTHVVNFALPQDPPTFVHRTGRTGRAGKEGIAITLITPNEFRRLMYITKSSGIEISKEKLPRIQDVIYSKKSRMVTKLESIMAEDDHSAYQPMAKELMSEQDPAEIIAALLRHTFGDELVESSYKEIDTITQGNRGRADLICALGRSHGMNPKEFVDFISKTANIKQWSIQHVRVQGNRTTFTVPGNEANKVIDLINSRDGRQLITRGENNSRPPSRRDFKKTGGPRYGKRPFKKPYKPKKD, translated from the coding sequence ATGACTACTTTCCAGGAACTAGGCCTGTCCGCAGGGACTCTCGAGGCCTTGGAATCCAAGGGGTTTGAGAGCCCCACCCCCATTCAGGAGCGCACCATTCCGTTGTTGCTCCAGGGAAATATCGATATCGTGGGCCAGGCCCAGACAGGGACAGGCAAGACCGCAGCCTTCGGTCTGCCCATCATTGAGACAGTACAGGAAAAGGGCGGCCGAGTGCAGGCTCTCATCCTCACCCCCACCCGCGAGTTGGCCATTCAGGTGGCTGATGAAATCAATTCACTCAAAGGGAACAAACGCATCAGGATCATCCCCGTCTACGGCGGCCAGGCTATCCACATGCAATTCAAGGCGCTCAAACGTGGTGTTGATGTGATTGTCGGTACTCCAGGCCGAATCATGGACCACATGAAACGAGGCACGCTCAAGCTCGACCAGCTTGACTTCTTTGTTCTCGATGAAGCTGACGAGATGTGCAACATGGGCTTTGTGGATGATGTTCGCGAAATCCTCGCATCTGCAAACACAGATAGGCGCACCCTGCTCTTCTCTGCGACCATGCCCAGAGAGGTCATGCGTATCGCAACCGAGTTCATGCGTGACTACGAGACTGTCACCGTCAAAACAACAAAGAATGACTCCCCGCTGATTCGCCATATCTTTCACGAAATGGCAGACTCCGATCGCTTTGAAGCCCTTTGCCGTGTCATTGATGCTCAGCCCGAATTCTATGGTCTAGTCTTCACTCGAACCCGAGCTGATGCGGATACCGTCGCAGAACGGCTCAACGAACGCGGCTATCCTGCTGAACCGATCCATGGCGAGATCTCTCAGAATCGACGGGAAGATATTCTCAATCGATTCCGCAGACGCCGGGCCACAATCCTGGTCGCTACAGATGTGGCTGCGCGAGGTATTGATGTGCCGGACCTCACTCATGTGGTGAACTTTGCCCTGCCGCAGGACCCGCCGACCTTTGTTCACCGTACAGGCCGTACTGGCCGTGCAGGCAAAGAAGGCATAGCCATCACACTGATCACACCCAATGAATTCCGTAGACTGATGTATATCACCAAAAGCTCCGGCATCGAGATATCCAAGGAAAAATTGCCCCGAATTCAGGATGTCATCTATTCCAAGAAGAGCCGGATGGTTACCAAGCTCGAATCAATCATGGCTGAAGACGATCATAGTGCCTACCAGCCCATGGCGAAAGAATTGATGAGCGAACAGGACCCTGCTGAAATTATTGCCGCCCTTCTTCGTCATACCTTCGGGGATGAATTGGTGGAATCCAGCTACAAAGAAATCGACACGATCACTCAGGGGAATCGGGGCAGAGCAGATCTGATCTGTGCTCTTGGTCGCTCTCATGGCATGAACCCCAAGGAGTTTGTCGATTTCATCTCCAAAACTGCCAATATCAAGCAATGGTCAATTCAGCACGTTCGGGTACAAGGGAATCGGACCACCTTTACTGTACCTGGAAATGAAGCCAACAAGGTTATTGACCTCATTAATTCGAGAGATGGTCGCCAATTGATTACCCGTGGGGAAAACAATTCAAGACCACCCTCCCGTCGGGATTTTAAAAAGACAGGCGGTCCAAGATACGGTAAACGGCCCTTCAAAAAACCGTACAAACCGAAAAAAGATTAA
- a CDS encoding bacteriohemerythrin, producing the protein MLRKISIKVRMIILMGVVVLFTIGILVAFFNGINHIKALGIESSTAAMLEGERQKLSVSTQSMATSIGDAIKEIPDLEEKKAIIRKLVAGVRFEEDSSGYFFVYRQTINVALPTNTSLQGKDLGDLQDKNGIMLVQELNKKAHGGGGFVTYIWPKPNKGDQPKLSYAVMIPGTDMWIGTGVYIDNVHEKEMTISESMDALVNAYAMWSGGAVLAVFVFVVLPLCLLIIRSIISPIRDAVELADRVAGGDLTRDVPNEFDDELGKLTTALGTMVIRLRGIATRAKSGADEVASGSTEVTSSAQSLADGASRQAAAVEEVSSAMEEMISQISRNTDNAQQTEKIATQTAEDAQKGGETVLKAVESIKNIAEKISIIEEIARQTNLLALNAAIEAARAGEAGKGFAVVASEVRKLAERSGTAAAEIGDLSTSTLSQADAAGNMLTKMVPDIRQTAELVQEISSASNEQNIGAQEINNAIQDLDQVIQQNAAASEELAASAEEFTGHATELQQSMQFFNTGQSQTRLASTSAVRTSVKPQVRKPAPRPTAPLQTKKVVTVSRRSAPAVSSAAPKKSRHLITWDDSFSVGIDAIDEEHKVIVDIVNRLNNAMAEGKGTEAMETIFKELKTYVVKHFENEERLFDAHGYPQTREHKKLHAELIEKATQLEKDFKSGKITISSEVMRFLKDWLTSHIKGEDMKYRSALQSGQKKAGSKSVGGSGFDMDMGDDDFEKF; encoded by the coding sequence ATGCTTCGCAAGATATCTATCAAAGTCAGGATGATCATATTGATGGGAGTCGTGGTTCTTTTTACCATAGGCATTCTCGTCGCTTTTTTTAACGGAATAAATCATATCAAGGCGTTGGGAATAGAAAGTTCCACGGCTGCAATGCTTGAGGGGGAACGCCAGAAACTTTCGGTTTCCACCCAATCCATGGCGACCAGTATTGGGGATGCAATTAAGGAAATACCTGATCTTGAAGAAAAAAAAGCTATTATCCGAAAATTGGTAGCAGGCGTCCGATTTGAAGAAGATAGTTCCGGGTACTTCTTTGTTTACAGGCAGACCATCAACGTCGCTCTTCCCACCAATACATCGCTTCAAGGCAAAGATCTTGGCGATCTTCAAGACAAGAACGGCATCATGTTGGTGCAGGAATTGAATAAGAAAGCCCATGGAGGAGGCGGGTTTGTAACATATATCTGGCCCAAACCCAATAAGGGAGACCAGCCCAAGCTTTCCTATGCTGTCATGATCCCCGGAACCGACATGTGGATCGGCACAGGGGTCTATATTGATAATGTTCACGAGAAGGAAATGACTATTTCCGAATCCATGGATGCCCTTGTCAATGCATATGCCATGTGGAGCGGAGGGGCGGTTCTTGCTGTCTTTGTCTTTGTGGTGCTCCCCTTATGTCTCTTGATTATTCGTTCCATCATCAGTCCTATTCGCGATGCTGTGGAATTGGCTGACAGGGTTGCAGGTGGAGACCTTACCCGTGATGTCCCTAATGAGTTTGATGACGAACTGGGCAAATTGACAACTGCGCTTGGGACCATGGTGATCCGGTTGCGCGGCATAGCTACCAGGGCGAAGTCAGGTGCAGATGAAGTCGCTTCGGGAAGCACGGAAGTCACCAGTTCGGCCCAGTCTCTGGCAGATGGTGCTTCTCGGCAGGCTGCGGCTGTGGAGGAAGTTTCCTCTGCCATGGAAGAGATGATATCTCAGATCAGTCGAAATACTGACAATGCTCAACAGACGGAAAAAATTGCGACCCAGACAGCAGAGGATGCCCAGAAAGGCGGTGAGACTGTTTTAAAGGCCGTGGAATCAATCAAGAACATTGCTGAAAAAATATCCATTATCGAGGAAATCGCCAGGCAAACCAACCTCCTTGCCCTGAATGCCGCTATCGAGGCTGCTCGGGCCGGGGAAGCTGGGAAGGGGTTCGCGGTTGTGGCGAGTGAAGTACGAAAACTCGCGGAACGCAGTGGAACTGCTGCTGCCGAGATAGGGGATTTATCAACGTCAACTTTATCCCAGGCCGATGCTGCCGGGAACATGTTGACGAAGATGGTGCCGGATATTCGCCAGACTGCCGAATTGGTACAGGAGATATCTTCAGCCAGTAATGAGCAGAATATCGGTGCTCAGGAAATCAATAATGCCATTCAGGATCTGGATCAGGTTATTCAGCAGAATGCAGCCGCCTCCGAGGAACTTGCTGCATCCGCTGAGGAATTCACAGGACATGCCACGGAGTTGCAGCAGTCCATGCAATTCTTCAATACCGGTCAGAGCCAGACTCGTTTGGCTTCCACGTCTGCGGTGCGAACAAGTGTAAAGCCTCAGGTAAGAAAACCCGCCCCCAGGCCAACAGCCCCGCTCCAGACAAAGAAGGTCGTGACTGTTTCGCGCCGTTCAGCACCGGCGGTGTCATCTGCGGCACCAAAGAAAAGCCGTCATCTCATCACTTGGGATGATTCCTTTTCCGTGGGTATTGATGCCATTGATGAAGAGCATAAAGTTATCGTCGATATTGTGAATCGGTTGAATAATGCCATGGCTGAGGGCAAAGGGACTGAAGCCATGGAAACTATTTTCAAGGAATTGAAGACCTATGTGGTGAAGCATTTTGAAAACGAAGAGCGTCTTTTCGATGCTCACGGCTATCCGCAAACCAGGGAACACAAGAAACTTCATGCCGAACTGATTGAGAAAGCCACCCAACTCGAAAAGGATTTCAAGTCCGGCAAGATAACCATCTCCAGTGAGGTCATGCGCTTTCTCAAGGATTGGCTGACTTCTCACATTAAAGGGGAGGATATGAAATACCGAAGCGCTCTTCAGAGCGGGCAGAAGAAAGCCGGGAGCAAGAGTGTTGGCGGAAGCGGATTTGATATGGATATGGGAGATGATGATTTCGAAAAATTCTAA